The DNA segment CGGTGCGTGACTTTCAGTCCGGATGGGAAATGGCTTGCGAGCGGGGACAGGGACGGGAGCATCAGCCTCTGGGACGTTGCATCGGCGGGTCGGGTCCGTCGCCAGCTGACGGGGCATGCCGGTGGGGTCTCCGGGGTGGGCTTTCATCCAGATGGAAACCGGCTGGTCTCCTCGGGTTTCGACGGTCAGGTGAAGGTCTGGGACTGGCGAGCAGGTGTCGAAATGCTCACCCTGCGCTGGCCAGGTGGGGGCCGGGTATGGCACGCGGCGTTCAGTCCTGATGGGAAGACCATTGCGGGCGCGGGGGGGGATGGACTGGTGACGCTCTGGAAAACGGAGTAGGCCCCGCTGGGAGGGGGATGGGGGATCGATTACGATTACGATTACGATTACGAACCGAGGGAACGAAGCCTTGGGATCCGACCCGGCAGCGTCCTAGAAATGAGCCGGGGGTCACGGACCCCCGGAACCTTTAGAAGTACGGAGCATCGCGTAGCGATGCCACCGGAGGCCACCGCCAGGTTTGCGATTGTGGACGACTTCGGTGGATTCGTTTTGGTAACAAACTCGGCTGAATAAGCCATGGCTCGTTCCAACAACACACAAACAAAGTGGGTTAGGATCGCCCGAGAACTCGGGGCCATTCCGCCCGCCCCGCCGGAGTGGAAGGACTGCGAGTTGGTCTTCGATGTTCGGCCGGATACTCCGGCGGACCTGGCGCAACCCCAGGCTCCGGGCGGCGGGGTCATTCTGAAAGACGCACATGGTAAGGCGGTGCTCGGCGAAATTCTTTGGGTGTTGATTCTCGCAGCCTTCGCGGTCGCGTTGACCTACGGCACTCTTTTTGCGAAAGGGGCCCAGGGGCTGCGCTCTCAAACCGGGCCGTTCCTTTTCGTCGTGTCCATTATTGGTCTCTTCGATTTGTTCTTCGTTGTGATCATTTGGAACTTCTCATACCGCATCCTGAAATATTTTCGATTCGGATCTCCGAAGATTGGTCTGAGTGCGTATCCGCTGATCTTGGGTCGCGAGTTCAGCGTGGGCATCTCGAATTTGCCGCCGGGGCTTTCGCAGTTGAGCCTGACACTTCGCTGTCTCGGTGAGCGTTCCTATTCACGGAGGCGTGACAATCAGCATGAGGAGTGGGTCACGGAGTATTACGCTCTTCATCGCGTGGAGGGCTCCATGGGTCTCGATAGCGACGGTACCGGGGCTCAGTTTTCGGGGCTCTTGCCGGACCTTCCGAATCTGGCCACTCGAGCAGGCGATCCCTGCAGCATTTTCTGGGATCTGGTGATTCGGGGTGAGCGGCGAGGACTGGATTTCGAGGCGCGATTTGTCATTCCGGTCTTCTCGCCAACCGAGACGTAAAACTCTCCAGAGCCAGGGTTCGGATCCAATCGTCTCGCACAAAGGCACAAAGCTCACGAAGCGCCGAGGAGAAAGGGCCCCGAACCTTAAACCGCAATGGACGCAATGGACGCAATGTGGGACCCGATCCGAGATCTGAACTCTGAACTCATTTGGATTGGCCTCCATCAACTTTGTCCTTCTTCGGTATCGGACATCGCGTCCTTGGCGTCCATTGCGGTTCGATAGTCTCTCTTGGCTCGGCCTCTTCTTGCTTCTTGAGCTCCATCGTGGTTCTTCGGTCCAAGGCCATCCCCTCAGTATGGTAGCTTGTCTGGGGTGGTGTTGCGGCGCAGGCCGAGCGCTTTGATCCGCGAGTTCAGGGTCGTCGGCTTCATGCCGAGCAGTTCCGCCGCTCCGCCGGGGCCGAATACTTTCCCCTGCGCTTGCTCCAAGGCGGCTCGGATGTTCTCCCTTTCCTGGCGCTTCCATTCCTCGCGTGTCAGGGGGCGAGAACCTGGGGTCACCACCTCGCTACTCGAGCTCGAGGGGAGGCGAGTAGGTGGGCTAAGATTGAATTCCAAGGGTCCACCGCGCGACAGAATGACGGCTCGCTCCACCGCGTTTTGGAGCTCGCGGACATTCCCGGGCCAGTCTTGTGCTGTCAGCTGATTCAGTGTCGCGGGAGTGATCCGCGGCAAAGGCCGGTTGAGGCGACGAGCGGCGAGTTTCACAAAATGTGTCGCGATCGGGGCAATGTCTTCGCGCCGTTCACGCAGGGAGGGGATCTCGATGGGGAAAACGCTGAGGCGATAGTATAGGTCCTGGCGGAAACGGCCTGCTTCGGCTTCCTTCTTCAGATCGCGATTGGTGGCGGCAATAATCCGGACGTTGAGCTTTCGCGTGCGGGTATCTCCGACACGCTCGATCTCTTGCTCCTGAAGGACCCGCAGGAGTTTCGATTGCATGGACAGCGGAACTTCGCCGATCTCGTCGAGGAATAGCGTGCCTCCGTCGGCCAACTCGAAGCGGCCGGGTTTGTCCTTGATCGCACCGGTGAAGGAACCGCGGACGTGGCCGAAAAACTCGCTCTCGAAGAGCGCCTCCGGGATGGCACCACAATTTACCTTGATGAGCGCGCGTCCGTGCCGCGAACTCCCATCGTGGATAGCGCGCGCCACGAGCTCCTTGCCCGTACCGCTCTCTCCGGTGATCAGTACCGCGGCGTCCGTAGCGGCCACCAGCTGAATTTGCTCCATCACCTTGCGCAGCCCCGGGCTGCTGCCGATCATGTCCTTGACCCCCAAGGCCTCGGTCACTTCCTGACGCAGATAGCCGTTCTCCTGTTCCAGTCGGGATTTGAGGTGCTCGATCTCCTCGAACGCACGCGCATTGGCAATGGCGACCGCGGCGTGGTTGGCAAACCGTCCCAGCTTCTCGAAATCTCGCGTGTCTAAGGGGGTTCGACTGAAGAGTCCCAGAACGCCGAGGGTTTCACCGCGAAACACCAGTGGTAGTCCGGCGAACGTATGCATCCCTTCGGCGCGGACCCATTCTGGACGCACCACCCACTGGGTGTTCTCGGCCATCTGGGTGACTAAAACCGGCTGCCCCGTCGCAGCGATGTGGCCTACCTTGCGTACGCCGATGGGGAACCTGCGAAAATCGCCATCGAGGCGGGACCAGTCCTCCGTGGAGCTGTGTGGTCGTCCGGCGCTGGCGGCCAGATGAAGGCATCGAGTTTGGTCCGGACATTCCGTACGAAACCGACACGTGTGGCAAATGTCCCCCGGACGAACCAGCCAGAGGCGCACGAGAGCGACGTCAGCACCTCCCTCCGAATCCCGCTCGGCCTCTCTCCTCCGAACGTCGGCGATCTGTTCGACAACCAACTGCAGCACACTCGCCACGGAGCGCTGTTCCGCCATGGCCAAGACGATGTCCTGCAGGGCATCCATGTTCATAGGTGGAAACTACGATAAATCGTCAAACTCTACAACGAATAGTCGTAAATGACGATAATTCGTTGTGTTTCGACTGGAGGCTGCTTGGACTGGCGATGCCCGGGGACGTGGTAGCCCTCTCTCAGCTTTTTGGCACCCCCGCAGGGGGGATCCCTGCTCCGCTGGGAAAGACAAAGCGGTAGAGGTCTTTAAGCATTACCCACAAGTTCTGGATCGCTTTGGTCTCTATCCCAAGGGGATCGCGCGGGGTCGGGTGTGCTGAGAACTCGGTAGGATTCAGGTCGAATTCAGCTCGTCACTCCCCGCGATGATGCGGGCTTTCAGCCCTCAGCGTGTGTGGGGTGAGGCAACCTGGGGTTGTCACCCCAGGCTGGAATGGTGCTGGGCCTGTGGCCCGCTGACTCAGCCACCACTAGTGAATCCCATGCGAATCTGGGCTCAATGGCCGATGCTGAGTTTGGTAGTGGGTCGAAGGCCCTTCGGGCTTAAGCACCGACGGTGCGTCCCATCCCAGCCTGGGGTGACAACCCCAGGTAAACATCCATTTTGCCATCCAGGGCTGAAAGCCCGGTATAAGGCCGTCGAGCCGGTCGCGACTTCACCACCTTTCTCACCCACTTCGAATCCCGGCAGGATTCTAACGGTTGTCCCAGCAACTTGTGGGTAATGCTTAGGGCACGACACCGCTGTTCCTTCGCGTGAGGTTGCACAGCTCTGGTCACCGAAGCGAGTGACTAGTTCTTATCCATCCGAGTCATCCAAGAAATCCGCGGTTACAGCTGCCTTCCCCAGGGATGGTTCATTTCTTTGTGGAGTGTTTGACTGAGTTGGCATGAAGACTGCATTGGGATGGGATATGAACTCGCGACCTCCCTTTCCTCCGTTCACGGCCGAAACGGCTCGGCTCAAAGTCCAAGCGGCTGAAGACGCCTGGAACACGCGCGACCCGGAACGGGTCTCGCTCGCTTACACCGAAGACACCGAGTGGCGAAACCGTTCTGAATTCCTGCATGGGCGGGCTCAAGTGGTGGAGTTTCTGCGGCGAAAGTGGAGTCGCGAACACGACTACCGATTGCGCAAGGAGCTGTGGGCATTCACCGACAGTCGAATCGCGGTGCGATTCGAATATGAGTTTCACGACGAGTCCGGCCAGTGGTTTCGCGCCTACGGCAACGAGAACTGGGAGTTTACTCCGAGCGGACTCATGCAGCGACGCTTTGCGAGTATCAATGACTTGGCGATCACCGAGGCAGAACGGAAGTTTCGCTGGGAGCGCCCGGTTCCGGCCAAATGAGCGGTCAGGATGATCTTGAAAACCCTTCTTGATGCCTGCCTCGGGTGAAGACCATGGTACCATCGTGGCCGCGGCCAGACCCATTCGATAACCCACTCCCAACCTAAGATTCTTTATGCCAACCATCACCGGTCCCGATCTCACTCAACGTCCGCCCCGCAGCCCACGGGTTCGCCTGGGCGGCTATGCCATGTTGCCTCGCGTACTCGATAAAGCTCGCGCCTCGATTCTCGGAAAAGCCGGGGAGTACAAGTATGGCAACCCAATGGATCAATATCTGTTTGGGTTCGCTGGCATTGCCCAGGAGGCGTTGCTTGAGCAGGTCAAAACAGGTGCGACCGATTGGGATCTGTTGCTCTGGGTGAACGCCCACGCAAGACCGGCTCGCGCACCGTATGAAGTCGTCGCCTGGTCTTCGTGGCTGGAGACGATGCCCATTGGAGATGCCGAGGATTTCGAGTGGTTCACCGCCCAAGTCAAACGGTTGAACCCGAAGCGTACCGATCTCCACACGGTCATGGACTATCTCGATGCTGACGATCATGTCAGCTTCGGTGGGCAGGCCTGAAGATTATCCCTGCTGAGCATCAACATACCTTCTCCAAAACTATGGCTGGCCGCTATCTGGAAACCTACTTCACGCCGAAAGTGCTGGCTGCCCAGCAGCATTACTTCGGACGTTCGCAGAGTTTACCCCCGCAACCGGAGACCGACCCTCTCACGGAGGAGGAGCGGACTTTCATTGAGGCACGCGACTCGTTCTACATGGCGACCGTGAGCGAGAATGGCTGGCCATATATGCAGCATCGTGGCGGTCAGCCGGGCTTCCTCAAGGTGGTGACACCGAATCGACTGGCCTTCGCCGACTACAAGGGCAACCGGCAGATGCTCTCAACCGGCAATTTGGCGGCGAATGATCGCGTGGCGCTGTTCTTGATGGATTACCCTCGTCGAGAGCGGTTGAAGATTCTAGGCCGCGCTCGCGTTGAGGATGCCCGCCAACATCCGGAACTGGTCGCTCAAATCGCCGAGCCGGAAATCCGGGGCATCGTCGAGCGAGTGGTGCTCATTGAAGTCGTGTCCTTTGATTGGAATTGCCCGAAGTATATCACTCCGCGGTTTACCTCCGCGGAGGTGGAACAGGCCGTCGCGCCGCTCCATCAGCGCATTGCTGAGTTGGAAGCGCAGTTGAAGGCGCGGGGATGAACCTAGGAAGGAGGATACAAACCACGGATTTCTCGGATGACACGGATCCGCAAAGACTTGGAAGGAAGACCCTCATCAACCTGAGAGGGAGTGCGAATTAGTCCTCGAGAACCTTACAAAGCCTTCTTAATCCGTGTCATCCGTGAAATCCGAGGTGACTCCATTCCCGGTTATAGGTTAAATGTCATAACGGCGCGATGGATGCCTGCCTGACGCTGGATTCTTTTCCCGACCGTTGCCCCCCAGGCGACAGAGAGCAAAAGGTTCAAGCGAGAGATTCGCCACCTCATCTACAGTAAA comes from the Verrucomicrobiales bacterium genome and includes:
- a CDS encoding sigma 54-interacting transcriptional regulator yields the protein MNMDALQDIVLAMAEQRSVASVLQLVVEQIADVRRREAERDSEGGADVALVRLWLVRPGDICHTCRFRTECPDQTRCLHLAASAGRPHSSTEDWSRLDGDFRRFPIGVRKVGHIAATGQPVLVTQMAENTQWVVRPEWVRAEGMHTFAGLPLVFRGETLGVLGLFSRTPLDTRDFEKLGRFANHAAVAIANARAFEEIEHLKSRLEQENGYLRQEVTEALGVKDMIGSSPGLRKVMEQIQLVAATDAAVLITGESGTGKELVARAIHDGSSRHGRALIKVNCGAIPEALFESEFFGHVRGSFTGAIKDKPGRFELADGGTLFLDEIGEVPLSMQSKLLRVLQEQEIERVGDTRTRKLNVRIIAATNRDLKKEAEAGRFRQDLYYRLSVFPIEIPSLRERREDIAPIATHFVKLAARRLNRPLPRITPATLNQLTAQDWPGNVRELQNAVERAVILSRGGPLEFNLSPPTRLPSSSSSEVVTPGSRPLTREEWKRQERENIRAALEQAQGKVFGPGGAAELLGMKPTTLNSRIKALGLRRNTTPDKLPY
- a CDS encoding nuclear transport factor 2 family protein, with the translated sequence MNSRPPFPPFTAETARLKVQAAEDAWNTRDPERVSLAYTEDTEWRNRSEFLHGRAQVVEFLRRKWSREHDYRLRKELWAFTDSRIAVRFEYEFHDESGQWFRAYGNENWEFTPSGLMQRRFASINDLAITEAERKFRWERPVPAK
- a CDS encoding DUF5069 domain-containing protein: MPTITGPDLTQRPPRSPRVRLGGYAMLPRVLDKARASILGKAGEYKYGNPMDQYLFGFAGIAQEALLEQVKTGATDWDLLLWVNAHARPARAPYEVVAWSSWLETMPIGDAEDFEWFTAQVKRLNPKRTDLHTVMDYLDADDHVSFGGQA
- a CDS encoding pyridoxamine 5'-phosphate oxidase family protein — translated: MAGRYLETYFTPKVLAAQQHYFGRSQSLPPQPETDPLTEEERTFIEARDSFYMATVSENGWPYMQHRGGQPGFLKVVTPNRLAFADYKGNRQMLSTGNLAANDRVALFLMDYPRRERLKILGRARVEDARQHPELVAQIAEPEIRGIVERVVLIEVVSFDWNCPKYITPRFTSAEVEQAVAPLHQRIAELEAQLKARG